One genomic segment of Hordeum vulgare subsp. vulgare chromosome 2H, MorexV3_pseudomolecules_assembly, whole genome shotgun sequence includes these proteins:
- the LOC123429332 gene encoding 9-beta-pimara-7,15-diene oxidase-like, which translates to MELITGATLSLFVVSAVLILVLTLLISRQLAPPGSKKKRRQPPGPWRLPLIGNLHQIMTSKLPVVLRDLARKHGPVMYLRLGQVDAVVVSSPAAAREVLRDKDAAFASRPRVLMSEISLYGNLDMAFAPYGAYWRALRKICAAELLSERKVRQFWAVRDGETMSLVAGVGEASRGGKPFSLRRLLVLCSNSITAKTAFGEVCSSELQEQFLAVMDEVLKLGTGLCVGDLFPSLWFLDVVTGLRGRLWRARRQQDELLDKIISQSEMRPGDHVLGSLLSIRDKGEIDSISVPMELDNVKAIIMDMFTAGTETTSSAAEWVMSDLMRNPEVMIKAQAEVRRTLDGKSSQDHEGHMVDLHYTKMVIKESMRLNPVLPLLIPRVCRETCDVGGFEVTEGTRVMVNAWALGRNPESWHEPEEFRPERFEDGTATYKGSRFDYLPFGSGRRVCPGDTFGVAVLEIMVARLLYYFDWSLPAGAQPRELDMEMVVALTSRRKNPLHLVATPYKACTC; encoded by the exons ATGGAGCTAATAACCGGAGCCACCCTCTCCTTGTTCGTCGTTTCAGCAGTGTTGATTCTTGTTCTTACCTTGCTTATTAGCCGCCAACTAGCACCACCAGGTTCCAAGAAGAAGCGGCGGCAGCCTCCTGGGCCATGGCGTCTGCCCTTGATCGGAAACCTCCATCAGATCATGACGTCAAAGCTGCCCGTCGTCCTCCGGGACCTGGCCAGGAAGCACGGGCCGGTGATGTACCTTCGGCTGGGGCAGGTCGACGCGGTGGTGGTGTCgtcgccggcggcggcgcgggagGTGCTCCGGGACAAGGATGCTGCATTCGCGTCGAGGCCGAGAGTCCTCATGTCGGAGATCAGTCTGTACGGGAACCTCGACATGGCCTTCGCGCCGTATGGCGCGTACTGGCGGGCGCTGCGCAAGATCTGCGCGGCGGAGCTCCTGAGCGAGCGGAAGGTGAGGCAGTTTTGGGCGGTGAGGGACGGCGAGACCATGTCCCTCGTTGCCGGCGTTGGCGAGGCAAGCAGGGGCGGCAAGCCGTTCAGCCTCCGCAGGCTGCTGGTGCTGTGCTCCAACTCCATAACCGCCAAGACGGCGTTCGGGGAGGTGTGCAGCTCGGAGCTCCAGGAGCAGTTCCTGGCGGTGATGGATGAGGTGCTCAAGCTCGGCACGGGGCTCTGCGTCGGGGACCTCTTCCCTTCGCTGTGGTTCCTCGACGTGGTCACCGGGCTGAGAGGCCGGCTATGGCGAGCCCGCCGGCAGCAGGACGAGCTCCTCGACAAGATCATCTCTCAGTCTGAGATGCGGCCAGGTGATCACGTCCTCGGCTCTCTGCTTAGCATCAGGGACAAGGGGGAGATCGACTCCATCTCCGTCCCGATGGAACTGGATAACGTCAAGGCAATTATCATG GATATGTTCACAGCCGGGACCGAGACTACATCGTCGGCGGCAGAGTGGGTCATGTCAGACCTCATGAGGAACCCGGAGGTGATGATCAAAGCCCAGGCTGAGGTGCGGCGCACATTGGACGGTAAGAGCTCCCAAGACCACGAGGGACACATGGTGGATCTACACTACACCAAGATGGTGATCAAGGAGAGCATGAGGCTAAACCCAGTGCTGCCTCTGTTGATCCCCCGTGTCTGCCGAGAGACTTGCGACGTCGGCGGGTTTGAGGTCACGGAGGGCACCAGGGTTATGGTGAATGCGTGGGCGTTGGGTAGGAACCCCGAGAGCTGGCATGAGCCGGAGGAGTTCAGGCCGGAGCGGTTCGAGGATGGCACGGCGACATACAAAGGCTCACGGTTCGACTACTTGCCGTTTGGGAGCGGGAGAAGAGTCTGCCCTGGTGATACCTTTGGGGTTGCCGTGTTGGAGATCATGGTGGCACGACTTCTCTACTACTTTGATTGGAGCCTCCCTGCGGGAGCGCAACCCAGGGAGCTGGACATGGAGATGGTGGTTGCCTTAACTTCAAGGAGGAAAAACCCGCTGCACCTAGTGGCGACACCGTATAAGGCATGCACATGTTAA